One part of the Ignavibacteriales bacterium genome encodes these proteins:
- a CDS encoding N-acetylmuramoyl-L-alanine amidase produces MTSTRFSLSAAAVLVFLLCSPPFIALAQNTSLRIQFGDKMTTVPGYDSAGVVFISVQEYAAAMSLPSAKSPERRKIEVRLPNHRVKATAGSPFLVITDITTSISSVYQVTRGIVLKDSLFYAPASEFVSLLERLSPLGVSLQTDSRLVTKEPVAAESQFDVTGLSIESRQNGYLLTIKAPRKLGTFDAFLSHDGWLYVTINDAQADTVALSRFKAVDAIRRVLVFQSPTSVQLTFQVSPDIVQVDPLIDSQNSNLLIALHTRNAVPKEEPESKKAEAVKKQGETQDKLQRARDRSRLDVIVIDAGHGGKDPGTIGVSGTREKDVALGVALKLGELIKQNLKDVEVVYTRKNDTFVELYQRGRIANDAEGKLFISIHCNSTERKPSSANGFEIYILRPGKTESAIRIAEKENDAVKLEDNYKDRYQELTEENFILITMRQSAFIRYSEEFAARASEAMANLLKIQNSGVKQAGFLVLVGASMPNVLVETGFLSNRQEEKILRSQEGQQNVAHALFEGIKQYKEDYEKALQ; encoded by the coding sequence ATGACCAGCACTCGTTTTTCTCTTTCCGCTGCAGCAGTCCTGGTTTTCCTGCTCTGCTCTCCCCCTTTCATCGCACTCGCCCAGAACACTTCGCTTCGTATCCAGTTCGGCGACAAGATGACGACGGTCCCCGGCTATGACAGCGCCGGAGTCGTATTCATTTCGGTGCAGGAGTACGCGGCAGCGATGTCGCTGCCAAGCGCGAAAAGCCCGGAGCGGCGAAAGATCGAAGTCCGCCTTCCAAATCACCGCGTGAAAGCTACCGCCGGAAGCCCATTCCTGGTCATCACGGATATCACAACGAGCATCTCTTCCGTGTATCAGGTAACGAGGGGCATCGTGCTCAAGGATAGTCTGTTCTATGCGCCCGCGTCCGAATTTGTCTCCCTCCTTGAGCGTCTCTCCCCTCTCGGCGTGTCGCTGCAGACAGATTCGAGATTGGTGACCAAGGAACCGGTGGCCGCTGAATCCCAGTTTGATGTCACAGGACTCTCGATAGAATCCCGTCAGAACGGATATCTCCTCACCATCAAAGCGCCCAGAAAACTCGGCACGTTTGACGCGTTCCTATCGCATGATGGCTGGCTCTACGTCACGATCAACGATGCACAGGCCGATACAGTGGCCCTCAGCCGCTTCAAGGCAGTCGATGCCATTCGCAGGGTGCTGGTGTTCCAGTCGCCGACGTCAGTTCAGCTGACGTTTCAGGTTTCGCCCGATATCGTCCAGGTCGACCCGTTGATCGACAGCCAGAACTCGAACCTGCTCATTGCTCTTCATACACGAAACGCCGTTCCAAAGGAAGAACCCGAGAGCAAAAAGGCGGAAGCAGTCAAAAAGCAGGGAGAGACGCAGGACAAGTTGCAGCGCGCACGTGATCGCTCCAGGCTGGATGTGATCGTCATCGACGCAGGCCACGGGGGGAAGGATCCCGGAACAATCGGCGTGAGCGGAACCCGCGAGAAGGATGTGGCCCTGGGTGTCGCGCTCAAACTCGGAGAGCTTATCAAGCAAAACCTGAAGGATGTGGAGGTCGTGTACACCCGGAAGAACGACACGTTCGTCGAGCTCTACCAGAGGGGGAGAATTGCGAATGACGCTGAGGGAAAGCTTTTCATCAGCATCCACTGCAACTCAACCGAGCGGAAGCCTTCCTCTGCGAACGGATTTGAAATCTACATCCTCCGCCCCGGCAAGACTGAAAGCGCAATTCGGATTGCCGAGAAGGAAAACGACGCGGTCAAGCTCGAGGATAACTACAAGGACCGGTACCAGGAGTTGACGGAAGAGAACTTCATTCTCATCACCATGCGCCAGAGTGCTTTCATTCGCTACAGCGAGGAATTCGCCGCGCGAGCGAGCGAGGCGATGGCGAACCTGTTGAAAATTCAAAACAGCGGTGTCAAGCAGGCGGGATTTCTGGTCCTCGTGGGAGCTTCCATGCCGAATGTACTTGTCGAAACAGGCTTCCTCTCGAACAGGCAGGAGGAAAAAATCCTCCGCAGTCAGGAGGGGCAGCAGAACGTCGCTCATGCACTATTCGAAGGGATCAAACAGTACAAAGAGGAC
- a CDS encoding YajQ family cyclic di-GMP-binding protein produces the protein MAQQNSFDIVSEVNLQEVDNALNQARKEIIQRYDFKDSKTQIDFNTNEKQITLHTIDEFHLKSAVDILQSKLIKRGVSIKALRYGPMEPATGATVKQVITLVVGIGKDDARAVVKMIKDSKVRVQAQIMEDQVRVSGKDKDDLQSVIQLLRDADLSFPVQFVNYR, from the coding sequence ATGGCCCAGCAGAATTCATTTGACATAGTCTCCGAAGTCAATCTCCAGGAAGTCGACAACGCCCTCAATCAGGCCCGCAAAGAGATCATCCAGCGATACGATTTCAAAGACTCCAAGACGCAAATCGACTTCAATACCAACGAGAAGCAGATTACCCTCCATACCATCGACGAGTTCCATCTCAAGAGCGCCGTCGATATCCTCCAATCCAAGCTGATAAAAAGAGGCGTGTCGATCAAAGCGCTGCGCTATGGTCCCATGGAGCCCGCGACAGGCGCCACTGTCAAACAAGTGATCACACTCGTGGTCGGGATCGGCAAGGATGATGCCCGTGCAGTTGTGAAGATGATCAAGGACTCAAAGGTCCGAGTACAGGCCCAGATCATGGAGGATCAGGTCCGAGTGAGCGGGAAGGACAAGGATGATCTGCAGTCTGTGATCCAGCTGCTGCGCGATGCCGACTTATCGTTCCCTGTGCAATTCGTTAATTACCGATAG
- a CDS encoding A/G-specific adenine glycosylase: MTKPVHRENRKSKIILSLLRWYRKHGRELPWRNEKDPYRILVSEVMLQQTQVARVQAKYPEFLKKYPTFKKLASAGTSDVVRAWRGMGYNNRAIRLHALSQKVVREHGAKLPHRIEDLRKLPGIGRYTAHAIACFAFGQRVPVVDINVFRVMGRLYPVNNKETLHTPHIVWELASAHLPRSNAHDWNQAMMDLGSTICTAARPRCGSCPLKRYCPSAHAAPQKLLRRSRIEPGRNGIPNRIYRGKAIEVLRDLKAGASMNSASLARKVVTDFTPRDRPWFRSLLQSLERDGMVRLRGKTRISLSD, encoded by the coding sequence ATGACCAAACCAGTTCATCGGGAAAATCGGAAATCGAAAATCATCCTGTCACTCCTGCGCTGGTATCGGAAGCATGGGCGCGAACTTCCCTGGAGAAACGAAAAAGATCCGTACCGCATACTCGTGTCGGAGGTAATGCTCCAGCAGACGCAAGTAGCCCGGGTTCAGGCCAAATATCCGGAATTCCTCAAGAAATACCCCACATTCAAGAAACTGGCGTCCGCCGGGACTTCAGATGTAGTGCGGGCCTGGCGCGGAATGGGATACAACAATAGAGCGATTCGTCTCCACGCCCTTTCTCAGAAAGTCGTTCGTGAGCATGGCGCAAAACTCCCGCACAGAATCGAGGACCTCAGGAAATTGCCCGGCATCGGGCGCTACACTGCTCACGCCATAGCATGTTTTGCATTCGGCCAAAGAGTCCCGGTCGTGGACATAAACGTTTTTCGCGTCATGGGCCGGCTCTATCCTGTGAACAACAAGGAGACTCTCCACACACCACATATTGTGTGGGAACTCGCGAGTGCCCATCTCCCCCGCTCAAACGCTCACGACTGGAACCAAGCCATGATGGATCTCGGTTCTACGATCTGCACAGCTGCGCGGCCGCGTTGCGGAAGCTGCCCATTGAAAAGGTATTGCCCGAGCGCCCATGCCGCTCCGCAGAAGCTCTTGCGACGATCCAGAATTGAACCTGGCCGAAACGGAATCCCCAATCGGATCTACAGGGGAAAAGCAATTGAAGTTCTGCGAGATCTGAAGGCAGGTGCGTCAATGAACTCCGCATCTCTGGCGCGCAAAGTCGTGACTGACTTCACGCCGCGGGATCGGCCCTGGTTCCGCTCTCTTCTTCAAAGCCTCGAGCGCGACGGCATGGTCAGGTTGAGGGGCAAAACAAGAATCTCTCTATCTGACTGA
- a CDS encoding (deoxy)nucleoside triphosphate pyrophosphohydrolase has translation MTRAAVAIIQNGKQILICQRKKTSRYGLKWEFPGGKVEEGESFFDCMKRELREELSIAVERFDRSESQISRYDDGGVFEVMYFFVSRFEGTPVNNAFEQIRWVTLPELRLLDILEGNKPIVSRMNEAIFQ, from the coding sequence ATGACACGAGCAGCGGTCGCCATCATTCAGAACGGCAAACAAATACTCATTTGCCAGCGGAAAAAGACATCCCGCTATGGACTCAAATGGGAGTTCCCTGGCGGAAAAGTAGAAGAAGGAGAATCATTCTTCGATTGCATGAAGCGCGAACTGCGCGAAGAGCTCTCGATTGCGGTTGAGAGATTCGATCGGTCGGAGTCACAGATCAGCAGGTATGACGATGGCGGAGTTTTTGAAGTCATGTATTTTTTTGTGTCACGCTTCGAAGGCACTCCGGTTAACAACGCCTTCGAACAGATTCGCTGGGTCACGCTCCCTGAGCTCAGGTTGCTGGACATACTCGAGGGGAACAAACCCATTGTTTCACGTATGAATGAAGCGATATTCCAGTAG